The window AGCATTAGGCCCTGGATTGTTAGAATCTGCTTATCAAGAATGTTTGCTTTATGAGTTAAAAATTATTGGATATGCTGTTCAGAATGAAGTCTCTCGACCTATATTTTATAAAGACATCACTTTAAATCATGGCTATCGAATTGATTTACTCGTTGAAAACACCATTGTTGTTGAACTTAAAACTGTAGAATATTTTACTGAAGTCCATACTGCTCAAATTTTAACGTATATGAAACTAGGCAATTACCCTTTGGGTTTGCTATTAAATTTCAATACTAAATTACTAAAAAACGGAATAAAAAGATTTATAAACACAACCGAGTAAGCACTCCGTGAAACGCTGTGACTCTCTGCGAAACTCGGTGTAACCATAT is drawn from Lacinutrix sp. WUR7 and contains these coding sequences:
- a CDS encoding GxxExxY protein, encoding MSYNKITENSIGCAIEVHKALGPGLLESAYQECLLYELKIIGYAVQNEVSRPIFYKDITLNHGYRIDLLVENTIVVELKTVEYFTEVHTAQILTYMKLGNYPLGLLLNFNTKLLKNGIKRFINTTE